A genomic segment from Deinococcus sp. YIM 77859 encodes:
- a CDS encoding cupin domain-containing protein, which yields MPPELLQLVPGRAVPNSPQPVRLYRAALRGHTPTQIEEHLAERGWTNSWRNGISPFHHYHSTAHEVLVMARGQARLTLGGEGGLEVQVGEGDVLLLPAGTGHRNDGSSADLLVIGAYAGGRAWDLCRPEETDVEAARERIGRVPGWGKEPV from the coding sequence ATGCCCCCCGAGTTGCTGCAGCTTGTGCCCGGTCGCGCTGTTCCCAATAGTCCCCAGCCCGTTCGCCTCTACCGGGCCGCCCTGAGGGGACACACGCCCACCCAGATCGAGGAGCACCTCGCTGAACGTGGCTGGACGAACAGTTGGCGCAACGGGATCTCCCCTTTCCACCACTACCACTCCACGGCCCACGAGGTCCTGGTCATGGCCCGCGGTCAGGCCCGCCTCACCCTCGGCGGCGAGGGTGGCCTTGAGGTGCAGGTGGGAGAGGGAGACGTGCTCCTCCTGCCCGCCGGAACGGGGCATAGGAATGATGGGAGCTCCGCTGACCTGCTGGTGATCGGCGCCTATGCCGGGGGACGAGCGTGGGACCTGTGTCGCCCGGAGGAGACGGACGTGGAGGCGGCGCGGGAGAGGATTGGGCGGGTGCCGGGGTGGGGAAAGGAGCCGGTATGA
- a CDS encoding 50S ribosomal protein L25/general stress protein Ctc, producing the protein MELRATPRKSQEKLAPGMIPAVAYSKEKNVTFAIERKAFDRAFRQQGTTGLFDIVIEGGETFPALVKTVQMDKRRREAIHADFYMVTYGQPVEVTVPVHTTGKAQGEIQGGLVDVVVHNLNVIAPGPRRIPQEITVDVTALNIGDHVTAGQIKLPEGVKLAVEEDLVVISVLPPRLTAEELAAEQQAAQVAGLVAAGEISPEAAEAVLEGAASVEEVKTESQAQQDTEEASERANQGQ; encoded by the coding sequence ATGGAACTAAGAGCCACCCCCCGCAAGAGCCAGGAGAAGCTGGCACCCGGTATGATTCCCGCCGTCGCCTACAGCAAGGAGAAGAACGTCACCTTTGCCATCGAGCGCAAGGCGTTTGACCGCGCCTTCCGTCAGCAGGGCACGACCGGCCTCTTTGACATCGTGATCGAGGGTGGCGAGACCTTCCCCGCGCTGGTCAAGACCGTGCAGATGGACAAGCGCCGCCGCGAGGCCATCCACGCCGACTTCTACATGGTGACCTACGGCCAACCTGTCGAGGTTACCGTGCCCGTCCACACCACCGGCAAGGCTCAGGGTGAGATTCAGGGCGGCCTGGTGGATGTGGTTGTGCATAACCTGAACGTCATCGCCCCCGGCCCGCGCCGTATCCCCCAGGAAATCACGGTGGACGTCACTGCCCTGAATATCGGTGACCACGTCACGGCTGGGCAGATCAAGCTGCCCGAGGGCGTCAAGCTCGCCGTGGAAGAGGACCTGGTGGTGATCAGCGTGCTGCCGCCCCGCCTCACCGCCGAGGAGCTTGCCGCCGAGCAGCAGGCGGCGCAGGTCGCTGGCTTGGTCGCGGCGGGTGAGATCTCGCCCGAGGCGGCTGAAGCTGTGCTGGAGGGTGCGGCCAGCGTTGAAGAGGTCAAGACGGAGAGCCAGGCCCAGCAGGACACCGAAGAGGCGAGCGAGCGGGCCAATCAGGGCCAGTAA
- the efp gene encoding elongation factor P has protein sequence MISVTELRNGTKVEMDGGLWECLEYSHLKMGRGGAKVVTKFRNMETGAIVDRTFNSGEKLQDIYVEGKKMQYLYKDGQDYVFMDLETFDQVYLPPSLVGDAAKFMKENTEVEVAMYGDKPLSITLPNQVILKIVQTDPGVRGDTVSGGTKPATLETGAVVQVPLFVEQGTDVKVDTRTGQYLSRA, from the coding sequence ATGATCAGCGTGACTGAACTGCGCAACGGCACCAAGGTGGAGATGGACGGCGGGCTGTGGGAGTGCCTGGAGTACTCCCACCTCAAGATGGGACGCGGCGGCGCCAAGGTGGTGACCAAGTTCCGCAACATGGAAACCGGGGCCATCGTGGACCGCACCTTTAACAGCGGCGAGAAGCTCCAGGACATCTATGTAGAGGGCAAAAAGATGCAGTACCTCTACAAGGACGGTCAGGACTACGTCTTTATGGACCTGGAGACCTTTGATCAGGTGTACCTGCCCCCCAGTCTGGTTGGAGACGCCGCCAAGTTCATGAAGGAGAACACCGAGGTGGAAGTGGCGATGTACGGTGACAAGCCCCTGAGCATCACCCTCCCCAACCAGGTGATTCTCAAGATCGTGCAGACCGACCCCGGGGTGCGCGGCGATACCGTCTCGGGCGGCACCAAACCCGCCACCCTGGAAACCGGCGCCGTCGTGCAGGTGCCCCTCTTTGTCGAGCAGGGCACCGACGTGAAGGTCGATACCCGCACCGGCCAGTACCTCAGCCGCGCCTGA